One stretch of Croceibacterium atlanticum DNA includes these proteins:
- a CDS encoding replication-associated recombination protein A, with product MADLFADEIPDTPTEQEPAADAPLADRLRPQSLEDVIGQEHLTGPEGAIGRMVGAGRLSSMVLWGPPGTGKTSIARLLAAAVGMRYVAVSAVFSGVADLKKAFAEAEKAKSAGQRTLLFVDEIHRFNRAQQDGFLPYVERGTVTLVGATTENPSFELNAALLSRAQVLILHRLDAAALGKLLDRAEELEGPLPLTPAAREALIASADGDGRFLLNQAETLYSAGLTEKLDPARLGQFLQRRVAVYDKDREGHYNLISALHKAMRGSDPQASLYYLARMITAGEEPLYVLRRITRFACEDIGLADPQALTQCIAAKEAYQFLGSPEGELAIVQACLYCATAPKSNAAYKAQKAAWRSAKETGSLMPPQNILNAPTKLMKDIGYGKNYAYDHDAEEGFSGADYWPAEMGPQTYYAPVERGFERQVKERIAYWNRLRAERNG from the coding sequence ATGGCCGACTTATTCGCAGACGAAATCCCCGACACGCCCACCGAGCAGGAGCCCGCCGCCGATGCGCCGCTGGCCGACCGGCTGCGCCCGCAATCGCTGGAAGACGTGATCGGGCAGGAACATCTGACCGGGCCGGAAGGCGCGATCGGCCGCATGGTCGGCGCCGGGCGCCTTTCCAGCATGGTGCTCTGGGGCCCGCCGGGAACCGGCAAGACCAGCATTGCCCGCCTGCTCGCGGCTGCGGTGGGTATGCGCTATGTCGCGGTAAGCGCGGTCTTTTCCGGCGTCGCAGACCTGAAGAAAGCCTTTGCCGAAGCGGAAAAGGCAAAATCCGCCGGACAGCGCACCCTCCTTTTCGTGGACGAGATCCACCGCTTCAACCGGGCGCAACAGGATGGTTTCCTGCCCTATGTGGAACGCGGAACCGTGACCCTGGTTGGCGCCACGACCGAAAATCCCAGCTTCGAACTCAACGCGGCACTGCTCAGCCGGGCGCAGGTTCTGATCCTGCACCGGCTCGACGCTGCGGCCCTGGGAAAATTGCTCGACCGGGCAGAAGAACTGGAAGGCCCCCTGCCCCTCACCCCCGCCGCGCGCGAGGCGCTGATCGCCAGTGCCGATGGCGACGGGCGGTTCCTGCTCAACCAGGCGGAAACGCTCTATTCCGCCGGGCTGACCGAAAAGCTGGACCCCGCGCGGCTGGGCCAGTTCCTGCAGCGCCGCGTCGCCGTTTATGACAAGGACCGCGAAGGGCATTACAATCTCATTTCCGCGCTGCACAAGGCGATGCGCGGATCCGATCCGCAAGCCTCGCTCTATTATCTCGCGCGGATGATCACGGCCGGGGAGGAACCGCTCTATGTCCTGCGGCGCATCACCCGTTTCGCCTGCGAAGATATCGGCCTTGCCGATCCGCAGGCGCTGACCCAGTGCATCGCGGCCAAGGAAGCCTATCAGTTCCTCGGCTCGCCAGAGGGTGAACTGGCCATCGTGCAGGCCTGCCTCTATTGCGCGACCGCCCCGAAATCCAACGCAGCCTACAAGGCGCAGAAGGCCGCCTGGCGCAGTGCGAAGGAAACGGGCAGCCTGATGCCCCCGCAGAATATCCTCAACGCCCCGACCAAGCTGATGAAGGATATCGGATACGGCAAGAACTACGCTTATGACCATGACGCGGAAGAAGGCTTTTCCGGCGCCGATTACTGGCCCGCGGAAATGGGCCCGCAAACCTATTATGCGCCGGTGGAACGCGGTTTCGAACGACAGGTGAAAGAACGAATCGCCTATTGGAACCGCCTGCGTGCGGAGCGGAATGGCTGA
- the pobA gene encoding 4-hydroxybenzoate 3-monooxygenase encodes MKTQVCIIGAGPAGLLLGHLLRAEGVDCIVLERRSPEYVLGRIRAGVLEKVTVSLMERLGLDGRLQAEGLPHDGFNLADGERLIRIDIAELTGGKQVVVYGQTELTRDLMDASEERGLEVVYGVDDVTLHDVEGDAPYVTYVKDGAQQRVDCRFIAGCDGFHGPSRKAVPASVGQEYEREYPFGWLGILADVPPCNHELIYANHQRGFALASMRSHTRSRYYIDVPLTEKLEDWPDDRIWDELAIRLGPEAAANITRGPSIEKSIAPLRSFVFAPMRHGSLLLCGDSAHIVPPTGAKGLNLAASDVHYAAEALIGFFKQNDNDAVALYSDKALSRVWKSERFSWSLTKLMHRFPEDGPFERAMQVAELDYIASSRAAQTSIAENYVGLPV; translated from the coding sequence ATGAAAACACAGGTGTGCATCATCGGCGCTGGCCCGGCCGGGCTGTTGCTGGGCCATTTGCTCCGCGCGGAAGGCGTGGATTGCATAGTCCTCGAAAGGCGATCACCCGAATATGTGCTTGGCCGCATTCGGGCCGGCGTGCTCGAAAAGGTGACCGTTTCGCTGATGGAACGGCTGGGGCTGGATGGCCGGTTGCAGGCCGAAGGCCTGCCGCATGACGGCTTCAATCTCGCCGATGGCGAACGGCTGATCCGGATCGACATCGCCGAATTGACCGGCGGCAAGCAGGTGGTGGTCTATGGCCAGACCGAACTGACCCGCGATCTGATGGATGCGAGCGAGGAACGCGGGCTGGAAGTCGTGTATGGGGTGGACGATGTGACCCTGCACGATGTGGAAGGCGATGCGCCCTATGTCACCTATGTGAAGGATGGGGCGCAGCAGCGCGTCGATTGCCGCTTCATCGCCGGTTGCGACGGGTTTCACGGGCCCAGCCGCAAGGCCGTGCCGGCATCGGTGGGGCAGGAATATGAACGGGAATATCCCTTCGGCTGGCTCGGCATCCTGGCCGATGTGCCGCCCTGCAACCACGAACTGATCTATGCCAACCACCAGCGCGGATTCGCATTGGCATCCATGCGCAGCCACACGCGCAGCCGATATTATATCGACGTGCCGCTGACGGAAAAGCTGGAGGATTGGCCGGACGATCGCATCTGGGACGAATTGGCGATTCGCCTCGGCCCGGAAGCGGCGGCCAACATCACCCGTGGCCCTTCCATCGAAAAGTCGATTGCGCCGTTACGGTCCTTCGTCTTCGCGCCGATGCGGCATGGCAGCCTGCTGCTATGCGGTGATTCTGCCCATATCGTGCCGCCGACCGGGGCAAAGGGCCTGAACCTTGCCGCCAGCGATGTGCATTACGCGGCAGAGGCGTTGATCGGCTTCTTCAAACAGAACGATAATGATGCGGTTGCGCTCTATTCGGACAAGGCATTGTCGCGCGTCTGGAAATCGGAACGCTTCAGCTGGTCGCTGACCAAGCTCATGCATCGTTTCCCGGAAGACGGGCCGTTTGAACGCGCCATGCAGGTGGCGGAGCTGGACTATATCGCCTCAAGCAGGGCGGCCCAGACGAGCATTGCCGAAAACTATGTCGGCCTGCCTGTCTGA
- the queF gene encoding preQ(1) synthase has translation MSNHSETGSPRHLGQQSALPESPESAELDYVPNPRAGSLYCIRFAAPEFTSLCPVTGQPDFAHLVIDYAPERTIVESKSLKLFLGSFRNHCGFHEDVTVGIGQRLFNEMEPRWLRIGGYWYPRGGIPIDVFWQSGTPPEGLWLPDQGVAPYRGRG, from the coding sequence ATGAGCAACCATTCCGAAACCGGCAGCCCGCGCCATCTTGGCCAGCAGAGCGCGCTGCCCGAATCCCCCGAATCCGCAGAACTTGATTACGTGCCCAATCCGCGCGCCGGATCGCTCTATTGCATCCGTTTCGCCGCGCCGGAATTCACATCATTATGCCCGGTCACCGGCCAGCCCGATTTCGCCCATCTGGTGATCGATTATGCGCCGGAACGGACAATCGTCGAATCCAAGAGCCTGAAACTGTTCCTCGGCTCTTTCCGCAATCATTGCGGTTTTCACGAGGATGTGACCGTGGGCATCGGGCAGCGTCTGTTCAATGAAATGGAACCGCGCTGGCTGCGGATCGGCGGCTATTGGTATCCGCGCGGCGGCATACCGATTGACGTTTTCTGGCAGAGCGGCACGCCGCCCGAAGGGCTGTGGCTGCCGGATCAGGGCGTGGCTCCCTATCGCGGGCGGGGCTGA
- a CDS encoding LPXTG cell wall anchor domain-containing protein has product MRAIALIYLAALIVAQPAAAAGTPLSEFRLPGDSTATPTPQGPVDQDIPAPSPVTEPGSRQEAEAEPAPALAPVLPQPIILPETAISVEPAPRPAPHRMAEPQAVQGQDAAAPSPAATAEPEGAAETTPQPGATSQPITTPIPEPADPASAPSPLPAANNWLPFLLAAGLALAAALAVFLWRRKRATPIERPAVQPPRPAAPMPASAAPQPPASPSPAPPAAPGVPPGLQVGLEPVRLSLSLMNATLSYRLLLANRGGAPLTDIAITADMIAAHASQPREQQLAGPAENAPVVERIGQLEPGERRILVGECRLPKADIVPIRQGASSLLVPLARFRVLAKDVPPFCQTYVVGLPPKRAQAGLLPFRLDLGPRVYPELALRAFA; this is encoded by the coding sequence ATGCGCGCCATCGCCCTGATATATCTTGCCGCCCTGATCGTCGCCCAGCCAGCCGCTGCGGCGGGCACTCCGCTCAGCGAGTTCCGCCTGCCGGGCGATTCAACCGCGACTCCCACCCCGCAAGGACCGGTGGACCAGGATATACCCGCACCCTCGCCTGTGACGGAGCCGGGCTCCCGCCAGGAAGCGGAAGCGGAACCGGCGCCCGCGCTGGCCCCGGTCTTGCCGCAGCCGATCATCCTTCCCGAAACCGCGATATCGGTGGAACCGGCGCCGCGGCCTGCCCCGCACCGGATGGCCGAACCGCAAGCCGTGCAGGGGCAAGATGCAGCAGCGCCCTCCCCCGCAGCAACGGCAGAGCCGGAAGGAGCAGCGGAAACCACGCCGCAACCAGGCGCCACCTCCCAGCCGATAACAACGCCAATTCCCGAACCTGCCGATCCTGCAAGCGCGCCATCCCCGCTCCCTGCCGCGAATAATTGGCTGCCGTTCCTGTTGGCCGCAGGACTGGCCCTTGCGGCCGCCCTGGCCGTTTTCCTCTGGCGCCGAAAAAGGGCCACGCCGATCGAAAGACCGGCCGTGCAACCGCCCCGGCCGGCGGCGCCAATGCCGGCATCCGCCGCTCCCCAGCCGCCTGCGTCCCCATCGCCTGCGCCCCCAGCGGCACCGGGTGTGCCACCGGGCCTGCAGGTCGGGCTCGAACCCGTGCGACTCAGCCTGTCGCTGATGAATGCGACGCTGTCCTATCGCCTCCTCCTCGCCAATCGCGGGGGCGCCCCTCTGACAGACATCGCCATCACGGCGGACATGATCGCCGCCCATGCTTCGCAACCACGGGAACAACAGCTTGCGGGCCCCGCAGAAAATGCGCCCGTGGTGGAACGGATCGGCCAGCTGGAACCGGGTGAACGCCGCATATTGGTGGGCGAATGCCGCCTACCCAAGGCCGATATCGTGCCGATCCGGCAGGGTGCATCTTCCCTGCTGGTGCCGCTCGCCCGGTTCCGGGTGCTGGCGAAGGATGTGCCCCCATTCTGCCAGACCTATGTCGTGGGCCTGCCGCCGAAGCGGGCACAGGCCGGGCTGCTGCCCTTCCGGCTCGACCTGGGGCCGCGCGTCTATCCGGAACTGGCCCTGCGCGCTTTCGCCTGA
- a CDS encoding sulfurtransferase has protein sequence MDMLVSTQWLADQLGAPDLVILDASSHLPDAGRDPAAEYRTAHIPGALYLDLPNLKDPDSPVPYALPTPAQFAARMGELGISETDRIFIYDDSDVKTSARAWFTARMNGAKHVAILDGGLGKWRAEGRPLESGTDAPRTGSFTPSGGPGDVRSKADILANLDSRAEQLVDARGSARFRGEAPDFRPGVAEGHIPGSANLPFGMVLNKDGTFKDEAGIRAAFADAGIDLDRPVVTTCGGGVTAAVLLFAMELIGKRDTALYDGSWTEWGADPETPKAKGASS, from the coding sequence ATGGATATGCTCGTTTCGACGCAATGGCTTGCCGATCAGCTCGGCGCGCCCGATCTCGTAATCCTCGATGCTTCATCGCATCTGCCCGATGCGGGCCGCGATCCGGCGGCAGAATATCGCACCGCCCATATTCCGGGCGCGCTCTATCTGGACCTGCCGAACCTCAAGGATCCGGACAGCCCCGTCCCCTATGCCCTGCCCACCCCTGCCCAGTTCGCGGCGCGCATGGGGGAACTGGGCATTTCTGAAACGGATCGTATCTTCATCTATGACGATAGCGATGTGAAAACCTCTGCCCGGGCGTGGTTCACAGCCCGGATGAACGGCGCGAAACATGTGGCGATCCTTGACGGCGGATTGGGCAAATGGCGCGCTGAAGGGCGACCGCTGGAAAGCGGCACCGATGCACCGCGAACCGGCAGCTTCACACCGTCCGGCGGACCGGGGGACGTGCGCAGCAAGGCCGATATTCTGGCCAATCTGGATAGCAGGGCGGAACAATTGGTCGATGCCAGGGGCAGCGCGCGCTTCCGCGGGGAAGCACCCGATTTCCGGCCGGGAGTGGCCGAAGGGCATATCCCCGGGTCCGCCAACCTGCCGTTTGGCATGGTCCTGAACAAGGATGGCACCTTCAAGGATGAAGCGGGCATTCGCGCCGCCTTTGCCGATGCCGGGATCGATCTGGATCGGCCGGTGGTGACGACTTGCGGCGGCGGCGTCACCGCGGCGGTGCTGCTCTTCGCCATGGAACTGATCGGCAAGCGGGACACCGCGCTTTATGACGGAAGCTGGACCGAATGGGGCGCCGATCCGGAAACCCCGAAAGCAAAGGGAGCATCCAGTTGA
- the metC gene encoding cystathionine beta-lyase has translation MGRRSGNPESKGSIQLSGRKASGPGTQAVEAGRKKEWTGPVVNPPVWRASTHLYEDTAALAKGRPNVDGNFYYGRRGSPTQWALCDALTQLEPGAFGTLLYPSGVAAIAGALMGILDAGDVLLITDNAYEPSRNMAEMLLKPFGIETRYFDPRDLDAFPHAFCDRTRAVLLESPGSLTMEICDVPALAAIARKKGALSLIDNTWAGPLGFPAFERGCDISIMALTKHVGGHSDLMMGSVAAKDEEIYTRLRQRAQLLGQVVSPDDAALALRGLRTMPLRLARSSETALAIAEWLRDRPEVAHVLCPMLPGSPGHDLWKRDFTGGCGLLSFVLKGRRPDAVSRLIDGLEMFGIGFSWGGFESLAIPFEPSRARSATSWPPEGWDRDDRFGVRLAIGLEDRDDLLHDLEQGFAAMERA, from the coding sequence ATGGGGCGCCGATCCGGAAACCCCGAAAGCAAAGGGAGCATCCAGTTGAGCGGCAGAAAAGCCAGCGGCCCGGGCACGCAAGCGGTTGAAGCTGGCAGGAAAAAGGAATGGACTGGCCCGGTGGTCAACCCGCCCGTCTGGCGCGCCAGCACTCACCTTTATGAAGACACTGCCGCGCTGGCCAAGGGCCGCCCGAATGTGGATGGCAATTTCTATTACGGCCGCCGCGGATCGCCCACGCAATGGGCACTGTGCGATGCGTTGACACAGCTGGAACCGGGCGCCTTCGGCACTCTGCTTTACCCCAGCGGCGTGGCGGCGATCGCCGGGGCGCTGATGGGCATTCTCGATGCGGGCGATGTCCTGCTGATTACCGATAATGCCTATGAACCCAGCCGCAACATGGCGGAAATGCTGCTGAAGCCCTTCGGCATCGAAACCCGCTATTTCGATCCGCGCGATCTCGATGCCTTCCCCCATGCCTTCTGCGACAGGACACGTGCCGTATTGCTGGAAAGCCCCGGCAGCCTGACCATGGAAATCTGCGATGTGCCCGCGCTCGCCGCCATTGCGCGGAAAAAGGGGGCGCTCAGCCTGATCGACAATACCTGGGCCGGTCCGCTCGGCTTTCCGGCTTTCGAACGCGGCTGCGACATTTCGATTATGGCGCTGACAAAACATGTCGGCGGCCATTCGGACCTGATGATGGGTTCCGTCGCCGCAAAGGACGAAGAAATCTACACCCGCCTGCGCCAGCGGGCGCAGCTGCTGGGGCAAGTGGTTTCGCCTGATGACGCCGCGCTGGCCCTGCGCGGATTGCGGACCATGCCGCTGCGGCTCGCGCGGTCGAGCGAGACTGCGCTGGCCATTGCCGAATGGCTGCGGGACCGGCCCGAAGTTGCCCATGTCCTGTGCCCCATGCTGCCGGGATCGCCCGGCCACGATTTGTGGAAGCGTGACTTCACCGGCGGCTGCGGCCTGTTGAGCTTCGTCCTGAAAGGGCGGCGGCCCGATGCGGTTTCCCGCCTGATCGACGGGCTGGAAATGTTCGGCATCGGCTTCAGCTGGGGCGGCTTTGAAAGCCTGGCCATCCCGTTCGAGCCTTCCCGCGCCCGCAGTGCCACGTCCTGGCCACCGGAAGGCTGGGACCGGGATGACCGTTTCGGCGTCCGTCTTGCCATAGGGCTGGAAGACAGGGACGATCTGTTGCACGATCTTGAACAGGGTTTCGCCGCAATGGAGCGTGCATGA
- a CDS encoding mechanosensitive ion channel family protein translates to MTTSATEQISATPPPEASPTAGADTVPAPEMIPGYMQATPPDAGATAAATPTPADTDPVAGADALKEAVTQHSMTVGSLIEQLDSWGFTVGDTRFSVWSVLVVLVVLAAVFVLARLGTRLAHATFKRFTRLDPAQQLLGEKLLSIAVWALALFIGIDVLGIDLTALAVFSGAFGLAIGFGLQKTFGNLIAGIILLMDRSIKPGDVIAIADQAGNSTFGQIRRIGLRAVSITTRDQREYLIPNENLMVNQVENWSYSSRQVRMQIPVGVSYHCDIRKAEELMLEAAKSCPRVLNSPPPTCWLDGYGNSSVDFVIHCWITDPEQGVGNVRSEVLKKLWDLFQENNIEIPFPQRDLNFRDNAQFQQLVAAISQRVEERNIRQDTRPDTKPDIGA, encoded by the coding sequence ATGACGACATCAGCGACGGAACAGATCAGCGCGACGCCGCCACCCGAAGCTTCGCCCACGGCGGGCGCGGATACGGTTCCGGCCCCGGAAATGATCCCCGGCTACATGCAGGCCACACCGCCTGACGCAGGGGCAACAGCAGCCGCCACGCCGACCCCCGCAGACACGGATCCGGTTGCCGGTGCCGATGCGCTGAAGGAAGCCGTAACCCAGCACAGCATGACTGTGGGCAGCCTGATCGAACAGCTCGATTCCTGGGGCTTCACCGTCGGCGACACGCGCTTTTCGGTCTGGTCCGTCCTGGTCGTGCTGGTCGTGCTGGCGGCGGTGTTCGTGCTTGCCCGGCTCGGCACCAGGCTCGCCCATGCCACGTTCAAGCGGTTCACCCGGCTCGACCCGGCCCAGCAATTGCTGGGGGAAAAGCTGCTTTCCATCGCGGTCTGGGCGCTTGCCCTGTTTATCGGCATCGACGTGCTGGGCATCGATCTTACCGCGCTGGCGGTATTTTCCGGCGCCTTCGGCCTTGCCATCGGTTTCGGCCTGCAGAAAACCTTCGGCAATCTGATCGCCGGGATCATCCTGTTGATGGACAGGTCCATCAAGCCCGGCGATGTCATCGCCATTGCCGACCAGGCGGGGAATTCCACATTCGGCCAGATCCGCCGCATTGGCTTGCGGGCCGTTTCCATCACCACGCGGGACCAGCGTGAATATCTGATTCCGAACGAAAACCTGATGGTCAACCAGGTGGAGAACTGGTCCTATTCCAGCCGTCAGGTGCGGATGCAGATCCCGGTTGGCGTGTCCTATCATTGCGATATCAGGAAGGCTGAAGAACTGATGCTGGAAGCGGCGAAAAGCTGCCCCCGCGTGCTCAACAGTCCGCCCCCGACCTGCTGGCTGGACGGATATGGCAACAGTTCTGTCGATTTCGTCATACATTGCTGGATTACCGATCCCGAACAGGGCGTGGGCAATGTCAGGTCCGAAGTGCTGAAAAAGCTGTGGGACCTGTTCCAGGAAAACAATATCGAGATTCCCTTCCCGCAACGCGATCTGAATTTCCGCGACAACGCCCAGTTCCAGCAATTGGTCGCCGCCATTTCCCAGCGCGTGGAAGAACGGAATATCCGGCAAGATACCAGGCCCGATACCAAGCCCGATATTGGCGCCTAA
- the cobA gene encoding uroporphyrinogen-III C-methyltransferase, translated as MTNIGTVYLVGAGPGDPDLLTLRAARLLQNAGIVVHDGLIDPSLLDLAPANARLISVAKRRSKHTLPQDQICELLVREALAGNDVVRLKGGDPFVFGRGGEEAEACRAAGVPVEIVPGISAANGAAAAAQIPLTHRDHASIVSFVAGQCKGLSEQNWAGLAGKGRTLVIYMGVKTAPQIAEKLMEDGLSPAMPVAVIENAARPQMRVLRGVLAGLPDLVEAERVQSPALIVIGEVTGAGNAALVHVAQEVSS; from the coding sequence ATGACAAATATCGGCACAGTCTATCTGGTTGGCGCAGGCCCGGGTGATCCGGACCTGCTGACCCTGCGCGCGGCGCGGCTGCTTCAGAATGCCGGGATCGTGGTGCATGACGGGTTGATCGATCCGTCCCTGCTCGATCTCGCCCCCGCCAATGCCCGCCTGATTTCGGTTGCCAAGCGCCGTTCCAAGCACACTTTGCCGCAGGACCAGATCTGCGAATTGCTGGTGCGCGAAGCACTGGCCGGAAACGATGTTGTCCGCCTGAAGGGCGGCGATCCCTTCGTTTTCGGGCGCGGCGGGGAAGAAGCGGAGGCCTGCCGCGCGGCGGGTGTTCCGGTGGAAATCGTGCCCGGCATCAGCGCCGCCAATGGCGCGGCCGCCGCGGCGCAGATTCCGCTGACGCACCGCGATCATGCCAGCATCGTCAGCTTCGTCGCCGGCCAGTGCAAGGGCCTGTCCGAACAGAACTGGGCCGGGCTTGCCGGCAAGGGCCGCACGCTGGTGATCTATATGGGCGTGAAAACCGCGCCGCAGATCGCTGAAAAGCTGATGGAAGACGGCCTGTCCCCCGCCATGCCGGTGGCAGTGATCGAAAATGCGGCCCGCCCGCAAATGCGCGTGCTGCGCGGCGTGCTGGCGGGACTGCCGGATCTTGTAGAAGCGGAACGGGTGCAAAGCCCGGCACTGATCGTAATCGGCGAAGTGACCGGGGCAGGCAATGCCGCGCTGGTTCACGTCGCGCAGGAGGTTTCTTCGTGA
- a CDS encoding DUF2849 domain-containing protein → MKILTGNDLKTGAVTWWDGSSWSLHVEDAVDAGEEAAAIAAREEAARRVNSPYAIDGTIDADGKVRPAHIKDRIRALGPTVRPDLTLKPADPEAGNWVI, encoded by the coding sequence GTGAAGATATTGACGGGTAACGATTTGAAGACCGGCGCGGTCACCTGGTGGGATGGCTCCAGCTGGTCGCTGCATGTCGAGGATGCAGTGGATGCGGGCGAAGAAGCCGCAGCCATCGCCGCGCGGGAAGAAGCCGCGCGCCGGGTCAATTCGCCCTATGCGATCGACGGCACGATCGATGCAGACGGCAAGGTCCGCCCCGCCCATATCAAGGACCGTATTCGCGCGCTCGGCCCGACCGTGCGCCCTGACCTTACTCTCAAGCCGGCCGATCCCGAGGCTGGAAACTGGGTGATCTGA
- a CDS encoding nitrite/sulfite reductase, with the protein MYRYDQYDQAMVDTRVEEFRDQTNRRLNGKLTEDQFKPLRLQNGLYLQLHAYMLRVAVPYGTLSSAQMHALADIADKYDRGYGHFTTRQNIQYNWIKLEDAPDILADLAKVEMHAIQTSGNCIRNISSDHYAGAAADELIDPRPYAELLRQWSSFHPEFLALPRKFKICVIASDTDRAAMKLHDIGIRMVRNDAGEIGCAFYVGGGMGRTPMIAPLIRDFVPLDQLITYSEACLRVYNRYGRRDNKYKARIKILVHELGKDEYARQVEEEFQHLLNQGIEPPLAELERIKTYFQDPAFDADASDDLDLSDPAFAAWVENNTHAHKQRGYVSATISLKPVGGIPGDATAEQMHVMAQLAKDYSFDECRVTHAQNIVLPHVKKADLPALWQQLAEHGLASPNLDTIEDIIACPGLDYCSLANARSIPVAQKISRRFAESGKSGALGELKLKISGCINACGHHHAGHIGILGVDRKGKENYQLLLGGCEGDDTSLGKITGPGFDEDGIVQAVETAADVYLREKQEGERFLDTYRRVGMEPFKEALYG; encoded by the coding sequence ATGTACCGCTATGACCAATATGACCAGGCGATGGTCGATACCCGCGTGGAGGAATTCCGCGACCAGACCAATCGCCGCCTGAACGGCAAGCTGACCGAAGACCAGTTCAAGCCGCTGCGGCTGCAGAACGGGCTCTATCTCCAGCTCCATGCCTATATGCTGCGCGTTGCCGTGCCCTATGGCACTCTCAGTTCCGCGCAGATGCATGCGCTGGCCGACATCGCGGATAAATATGACCGCGGATATGGCCATTTCACCACGCGGCAGAACATCCAGTATAACTGGATCAAGCTGGAAGATGCGCCCGACATCCTGGCCGATCTGGCCAAGGTGGAAATGCACGCCATCCAGACCAGCGGCAATTGCATCCGCAATATCTCTTCGGATCATTATGCCGGCGCCGCGGCGGACGAACTGATCGATCCGCGCCCCTATGCGGAATTGCTGCGCCAATGGTCCAGTTTCCACCCGGAATTCCTGGCCCTGCCGCGCAAGTTCAAGATCTGCGTGATCGCCAGCGACACGGACCGCGCGGCCATGAAGCTGCACGATATCGGCATCCGCATGGTCCGCAATGACGCGGGCGAGATCGGCTGCGCCTTTTATGTGGGCGGCGGCATGGGCCGCACCCCGATGATTGCCCCGCTGATCCGCGATTTCGTCCCGCTGGACCAGCTCATCACTTATTCGGAAGCCTGCCTGCGCGTGTACAATCGCTATGGCCGGCGCGACAACAAGTACAAGGCGCGGATCAAGATCCTCGTCCATGAACTGGGCAAGGATGAATATGCCCGGCAGGTGGAAGAGGAATTCCAGCATCTGTTGAACCAGGGGATCGAACCGCCCCTGGCGGAACTGGAACGGATCAAGACCTATTTCCAGGATCCTGCCTTCGATGCCGATGCTTCGGACGATCTCGACCTGTCCGATCCGGCCTTTGCCGCCTGGGTGGAAAACAACACCCATGCCCACAAGCAGAGGGGCTATGTCTCCGCCACGATCAGCCTCAAGCCGGTCGGCGGCATTCCGGGCGATGCCACGGCCGAACAGATGCATGTGATGGCCCAGCTGGCGAAGGATTACAGCTTCGACGAATGCCGTGTGACCCATGCGCAGAACATCGTCCTGCCGCATGTGAAGAAGGCGGATCTGCCGGCCCTGTGGCAGCAACTGGCGGAGCACGGGCTGGCCAGCCCCAATCTGGATACGATCGAAGATATCATCGCCTGCCCCGGCCTTGATTATTGCAGCCTGGCCAACGCCCGTTCGATCCCGGTGGCGCAGAAGATTTCCCGCCGCTTTGCGGAAAGCGGAAAATCCGGCGCACTGGGCGAATTGAAGTTGAAGATCAGCGGCTGCATCAATGCCTGCGGCCACCATCATGCCGGGCATATCGGCATTCTGGGCGTGGACCGGAAGGGCAAGGAGAACTACCAGCTCCTGCTCGGCGGATGCGAAGGCGATGACACGTCGCTGGGCAAGATCACCGGGCCGGGTTTCGACGAAGATGGCATCGTTCAGGCGGTGGAAACGGCCGCGGATGTCTATCTGCGCGAAAAACAGGAAGGCGAGCGCTTCCTCGATACCTATCGCCGCGTGGGCATGGAGCCGTTCAAGGAGGCGCTGTATGGCTGA
- a CDS encoding DUF934 domain-containing protein, which produces MADNLGSSLDDIQFRFRDDEAVDHPAVTVDAFLDQSNAAAVRIEPGDDARELLPHLDRIRLVEVNFPAFTDGRGYSAARVLREAGYDGELRAVGDVLIDQLGHMRRCGFDSFAPQATLDEADARAAFDRWPEVYQATVDARTPIWAKRHSG; this is translated from the coding sequence ATGGCTGATAATCTCGGGTCCAGCTTGGACGATATCCAGTTTCGTTTCCGCGATGATGAAGCGGTCGATCATCCGGCCGTGACGGTGGATGCCTTCCTCGATCAGTCCAATGCCGCCGCCGTGCGGATCGAACCGGGTGACGATGCGCGCGAATTGCTGCCCCATCTGGACCGGATCCGGCTGGTGGAAGTGAATTTCCCCGCCTTCACCGACGGGCGCGGATATTCCGCGGCGCGGGTGCTGCGCGAAGCCGGCTATGACGGCGAATTGCGTGCCGTGGGCGATGTGCTGATCGACCAACTGGGGCATATGCGCCGCTGCGGTTTCGACAGTTTCGCACCCCAGGCGACGCTTGATGAAGCGGACGCCAGGGCGGCGTTCGATCGCTGGCCGGAAGTCTATCAGGCGACCGTCGATGCCCGGACCCCGATCTGGGCGAAGAGGCATTCGGGATAA